The DNA region AAATGACGTTAAGAACAGTATTCGACCATCAGCCGGTTTGACAATTAAAAAGACGGATGTAACGAATACAGTAATTACAAATCCAAAGGGGCTTGAATTCACGCTGATACAAGTTAAAGCTTGGAATTACAAGAAAAATGAACCGTCTGCAGAAGCATTTACACCAGTTGTAAAAACCACTTCAACGACGATTGGCAGTTCAACTTGGGAATGGCGTGATTTAAAGCCAGGTCAGTATGAATTGTTTGAAAAGACAGCGCCAGAAGGTTATCAGATTGAGGGGGATGGGAAATACCTAATTAATATTGATAAAGATAAGAAAATAACATCAGTCGATGGTAAGTTAACATTCACTACGATGCCAACGACAAAATGTTGGCCACCAGTATCAACTGAAACGATGTACCTCAGCTCAGTGAAAAATGAATCAATTGAAGAATCATATTTCCCTAAAACTGGGTCAATTGGTTTAGTGGCCTTTCTGTTAATTGGTACGGGAATAATTGCGTTTGCTCTTGTTAAGCGCGTGCGACGTTAGGAGATTAAAATGAAAAATTTAAAAAACCTGGCAATGATTGTCACACTCGTCATACCATTTTTGGTAGCAACGGTACAACCAATCTTTGCCACAACAAAAACAGATCGACCGACTCAAACAGAAGTCGTTGTACATTCGATTGCCGACTTTTCTGAACGGGAAAAGTTAAATAAAGCGATGTACTGGGGAAATGGAACGGAACAAGGTTTCACGGATGCAGTCAAAGAATATGAAAAAAATACAGGCTTAAAGACCGATTGGCGACCGCAAACGAATAATTTCTTCCGTGCGTTACGTCTGCCAGATAATGCAGTTGTGACAAAAACTGATAAAGACGATAAAGACTTAAAGCCAAAAATTTCGGATGCTTATATCGGATGGCTTGAGGTTAATGAATCAGAATCTGGGGAACGTGAGCACGTTAAGTGGTCTGATGTCCTAAAACCAGTGAAGGTTGAACGTAATTATGGTGGTACGCCAACAGTTGGAAGCAATTTTGACGACAAATCAAATAAGATTAATCAATGGACAATTGGTTATGTACATGACAATGGTGATACCGAACTTAAATTATTGATTGGTTTGAATCGCATTATTCGTGAAGCAACCGTTGATTATTGGGAAAATAAAGGCTTAACACAAGCTGAAGTGATTAAAATTTCTGATCCGACTGACGCTGAAGGAAATACAAAGTTCAAGTTAGCAAATGGGCAATGGATTATTGAACAAGCGTTAACTGAGAACATGGACAAGTCATTGATTTCAACGTTCTCAGTGCCAATGTTCATTAGTTTGCCAATGATGAATCCGACAGCGAAAAACAATGCTGATTCAAATTATTGGTATGATGCAACGGGGAACAATTCCTTGCATCTTTATGCCAAACAGTATGACCCAACAACCATCAAAGTTGCAAAGACAAATGCTGAAGATGGTAAGCCGATCAAAGACGTTCGGTTTTTGATGATGCGAAAAGATTTGTTTGTCAATTATTTTAAGGGGGACGTCAATGCAGCTTTAGAAGCCTTAGATAGTGCTATTAAAAAAATCATTGCTGACTTAAAGGACCATCCAGATCAAACGGATCAAATTCTTGACCGCTATTTGAAGCAATACGTTGGGGCAGCGGGCAACCCATTATATGCCGCACGTAAGACGGATAAGAATGGCATTGCAACCTTTAGTTCAAGTGGTGATGAAGCCATTTACAACTTGGATACTTGTTCAAACTATTATATTGCTGAAATCTATGCCCCTGAACCATACTTGATTGATTCAGCGGCAACTGGTGACTCAGTCGCCAATTATCCTAATATTCATGAAATCGAAATTGAAAAATATTATGAATCAGATGGAAATACAATTCTGGTCGGAGAAGGAACAACTGATTTCGGTGATTACGATCGACCAACGGTTGATAAGGCCGTTAAAGTCAATGGAAAAACTTTTGGCTTGAATGAAAAAAATACTGGTGACCAAAGTGAAGGCGTTGCTCGTGGGCAAATCTTCCAATGGATTATTAACGCAAGCATTAATCAAAATATTGGTTCATATACGAAATATGAATTGTTAGACACGATTCCTTATAATTCAAATTGGACTGATGCGACTTTGTCGTTGACGTATACGGACAAAAACGGCAAGCAACAATCAATCTCATTGTTTGAAATGATGCAAAACCTTTATCCGCGAAATGCAGAAGGTGTGGCAGCTATCGAACATGCTTCGGGTGAGGGAATTGCTTATACCAACAATCAAGCTGGTTCAACGGTCAATAATTTACAAATTGGTTATAATCAACAGACTGCACCAACGGTGAAGGCTGTGAATGCTGAATTGAGTGGTGCTGAAGGCATTGAATTAGCTGGGCGGACATCAATCTACACATTCGATAGTAATAATCGAACAGTTGATAAAAAGCAACCAGTTGAGGACGGTTACGCACAATTAACGTTAAATGCTGAGCTTCGGACATGGTTATCAAATAAGATGACTGCTTTGCTCGAAGAAGGCGCCAAAAACGGTTCTTGGCACTTAAATTGGACACTTGATGCATTTGCCAATACAGCCGCACAATCAAGTGATTTAGTGAATACGATTGATTTAAGTTATCAAACAACTTTTGATAGCGGAAGTGACCGTGATAAGACGCATACTTTCACTGCTGGTTGGGAAATTGTTAAAACTGATGGTAATCCTGTATTGAAGCAAGATGTCATTACTAATGGTTTGGCCGGTGCTGGGTTCAATCTTGGTTATCAAGTAACAAAGGATAATTTGTCAACAATCGTTAAGGCGTTATATTCTGCGGCGGCTTATCCAACTTATAGTCATACCGCTTCAGACAACGATATTGCGCAACTAAAAGTCGATGTTCAAGCTGGTAAAGTACGCTGGGTTTACTTCATGCATTTGGATGTTGAAACGCAAATGCCAATGAATATGATGCATTCGGGCTCACATTCGGTCATGGGTGACGTTATTTGGACTTTGGATGAAAAGAATGCGACAACGCATACATCAGGTACTGATGGCTATCTTCAATACTGTGGTTTGGCTAGTGGTGAATATCAGTTGAAGGAGGTTATTACACCAGAAGGCTATCAAACATTGAAAGCACCATATAATTTCACTTTGACGCGTCAAGAAAAGGGAATTATCAATGGTCAGGCTGGTGATGGTGATATCTTCGTCGCCAATTATAAAGAAGGGGCGCAGGCACTTTTGCCAAAGACAGCCGGCGTTTGGATGTTAGGTATCATCTTAGTTGCAATTGTTGCCTTCTTACTTGCTAATGCAGCAAAGTTAAAAGAAAAAATGCAATGATAAATCGGCTAGTAGTAGCGATATGTGATTAATTGAATGCTCGAAATGGTGTGCATATTTTGCACACCATTTTTTATGTTCTATCACTCAGTTTGAGCTTTCTTTTTAAGTGGTATAAGGTGAATTGATATTGAATATCAGGGTGAGGTTAAGCCATTCGATCTTGTTCGACAATCGTTACGAGGCGCATTGTTTGGTGAGGATTTCAGTACGTGGTATATTCAAAATAGGAGGGCGTAATCATGGAAAAATATGATGTTTTGTTTATTGGTGCTGGTCAGGCTGCATGGAATGGTGCCATTCCAATGGCTCAAAAGGGATTGCGGGTGCTAGTGATTGAAAAAGATAAGTTTGGTGGCGTTTGCTCAAATCGGGGGTGCAATGCCAAAATTCTTTTAGATCGCCCATTTTTATTGAAGCATATTACAGACCAGATGCAGGGACGAGTTTTTGAAAATCAGTTAACGGTTAACTGGGCTGATTTAATGGCTGTGAAGCAGCAGGTAATTGGCGCTCAAGACGCCAATAATCGGAATAAATTGATTCGAAATGGGGTCACGGTTATTCGTGGTGAGGCTAAATTCATTGATAATCAGACGGTTCAGGTGCATGATACCGACTATACGGCCGACAAGATTGTCATTGCTGCTGGTACGCGCCCGCATCAATTGACGATTGTTGGCAACGAGTACTTACATTTTAGTGATGATTTCTTGGATTTACCAGAAATGCCAACCCGATTGACATTGATTGGTGGTGGCTTAGTCGCGACTGAATTGGCATCAATTAGTGCCGAAGCTGGTGCGAAGGTAACGATGATTGTTCGCGATGCCCAGCTACTGAAAGGTTTCTATGAAAAGTATGTCACCACTGTGACCGCTGCACTTCAAGCATTAGGGGTTGAAATTTTGTACCAAACAACGCCTTCAAAGATTGACCAGACCGACGATGGCTTGGTCATTACGACAAATAATCAACAATTGTCGCCAGTCGATTACATCGTTGATGCAACGGGGCGCACATCAAATGCGGATCAACTTGGGTTAGAAAATACAGATGTCATTTGCGATGAAAATGGTTGGGTAAAGGTGAATGCGTACTTGCAAACGAATGTACCTCAGATTTATGCAACTGGTGATGTCACGAATCATCAACAGCCAGACATCACACCGGTGGCAGCTTTTGAGTCTAAGTATTTAGGGCATGTCTTTACCCATGAAATTGATACACCGATTGTCTATCCAATCGTGCCACGTGTGGTGTTCACAATTCCTCGATTAGCTCAGTTTGGTGTCATGCCAGTTGGTACGATTAGTGATGGTGTCGATGAAAATGGTCATACAATCAAACAATTACCAAGTCAAAATGATTGGTTTAAATTGATTCAAAATGAAACAGCGAGTGAAATCACGTTAGTTTATGATCAAGCGGGATATTTAATTGGTGCGGCAGCAGTTGGTTATGCTGCTGAAGATGAAATTAATGGGTTGTTACCTTATGCCCAATTAAAAATGGATCGTCAAGCGATGGACCAATTTGTATGGCTGTTCCCAACGTTACAATACATGACCTCTCGTAACGTTTAAAGAGTACTATCCATACATGACTGATAATTTCAGAGTATATTTTTAGTTATAAAGCATATCGGGCAGTCTCTTGAGGCTGCTTTTTTATTATGGGTAAATATGGCGCATATGCGTTCAGGCGACCATTCCTACCGCTACAAACTTAAAGACAAAGAAGCGGGTTGGTGGTCAATTGAAGCAAAATGACAGCTGGACAAAACGCAATAAATGGTGCACAATTTAATTGTGTTAATTAATGAGCGATAGTCAATCAAAGGGTTGCTTTTAATAGTTTTAGTACGTAGTTAATTAATTAACCAGTGCAGAAAATGAAATTGATTGGAATGGAAGCAATTATATGCAATTTGATTTAGAAAATCTCTCTTTAGACAGTCACTTATGCTTTAATCTTTATGTCACATCACGGGCAGTTCAACGGCTCTATAATCCACAGCTTAAGGCTTTGGGATTAACGTATCCTCAATATCTTGTTTTAGTGAGTTTATCGGAGCAACCAGTAATGACGGTGAATGAGATTGGTCACTTGCTTGACCTTGAATCAGGAACGTTGACACCTTTGTTGAAACGGATGGAAAGCATCGGCTTTATTTCGCGGTCGCGTCGTCATGATGACGAGCGGGTGGTACAAATTGAACTTTTGCCAGCCGGTCGAGCTAAACGTCAAGAAGCATTGATGTTGCCAAAGATGTTAGTCGAAAAAAGTGGCTTAAACGAAGAAGAGTGGCATGATTTATTTAACTTGACCGCTAAGTTGTTTCATAATTTGTCACAAGAATAAGCACTAACGTTGATGATGTATTGCATTAGAATCAAATTATTGGAGGAGAATCATGATGACATATCAATTTGATGTTTTATATTTGGGTAGTGGGCATGGCACATTTGATGGTGCTATCCCGTTAGCAGCTAAAGGTTTGCGTGTGGGTGTGATTGAAGCAAATAAAATTGGTGGTACCTGTCCAAATTATGGCTGCAACGCAAAAATTCTATTAGATGCCCCTGTGCAATTGCAACGCGAATTTGAGCGATTAAATGGCCATGGGATTTCAGGACAAGTACAAATCGACTGGGCAGCTGATGTTAAACATAAGGATATGGTTATTCAAGATTTGCCAGCGATGATTGCAGGCGGATTGCGCGAGCAGGGGGTTGAAATCATCCATGGTCATGGTCGGTTTGTCGATGCCCATACAGTTACAGTTGATGGGAAAGAATACACAGCTGAAAAAATTGTGATTGCAACCGGATTACGGCCAAAGCCATTGACGATTGAGGGACAAGCGTATGTTCATGATTCAACCGATTTTATGGCGCTCGATCATATGCCTGATAAGTTGGTTATTATTGGTTCAGGCTATATTGCGTTAGAATTTGCGACAATTGCAAATGCAGCTGGGGCACAAGTCACCGTCTTATTCAATCATGAAGCAGGATTAAAACAATTTCACCAACCATATGTTGAACTGGTTTTGTCAGACTTAATTCAACGTGGTGTGACAATTGTTCGTGATGTTAAAACACAAGCGATTCAATCCCAAGCAGATCATTTAATTGTGGTGACTAATCAATCGACTTATGCAGCTGATTGGATTTTAAACGCAACCGGTCGGATACCAAATACTGATGAATTAGGATTAGCAGCGATTGGCGTTCAAACGACTGAGCAAGGGATTGTCGTCAATGATCATCTGCAAACGACCGTGGCAAATATTTATGCATCTGGGGATGTGTTGGACAAAAAGCAACCAAAGTTAACGCCAACGGCTATTTTTGAATCACTATATTTGATGCGTCAATTTGCAGGAATGACCGATCAAGCGATTGATTATCCAGTGATTCCAACGGTTGTCTTTACGTCACCACGAATTGCGCAAGCAGGTATTTCGGTCTCTGAAGCACAAGCAATGCCTACCAAATATGAGATTAAACGAAATAAAATCAGTGATAGTTGGTATCGACAGGTCACACAAGAAACGGTGGGTGAAAGTACGCTCATCTTTGACCGTGAAAGTGGTCATTTGGTTGGGGCGATTGAAGTTTCTGCTCAAGCAGACGATGTCATCAATACGCTCTTGCCAGCAATCGAATTTGACTATACCGCTGAGCAATTGAACCGTTTGGTACCTTTGTTCCCATCAATTACAAGTGATGCTTTAGGCATGCTCTAAAGGGGTAGAAAATGGTTAAAGGATTATTACTGGTAAATTTGGGCACACCTGATACATTTGCTACGTCAGACGTTCGTGCTTATTTAAATGAGTTTTTGTCAGATCCTAACGTTATCAAAATGCCGAAGTGGCTGTGGCAACCGATTTTACATCGGTTTATATTGCCGACACGCTCATGGCATTCAGCAGCATTATATGAACGGATTTGGGACCGAGGCGAATCGCCCTTGAGAAAGTATACACGTTTGCAGGCTGAGCAAGTACAAGCACAATTACCTGATTGGATTGTGAAGTATGCCATGACATATCGTATGCCACGTGTGATTGATGAATTACATGCTTTAAAAGCAGCTGGGGCTGATAAAATTGTTGTTTTACCATTGTTTCCGCAATATAGTGCAACGACAACTAAAACGATTGAAGAACAAGTTGCTGCCAGTGGTGTCGAGGCACAAGTGATTAAAAATTTCTATGCGCACCCCAAATATCTTGACTTACTGGCGAAAAACATTGCAGCGCGTTGGCAAACGAAACAATATGATAAATTATTATTGAGTTATCATGGTTTACCTACGTCATATATTCGCCAAGGTGATCCATATTTAGAACAAGTCAATGCAACGACGACTGGAATTATGTCCCGCATGCCTGATTTAAATGCTGATAATACAATGCAAGTCTTTCAGTCTAAATTTGGACCAATGCCCTGGTTAAAACCATATTTAAAAGCGACACTGGCACAATTACCGATGCATAATGAACGACGTGTATTAGTTGCTTTACCAGCCTTTGTTGCTGACTGTATTGAAACGCTAGAAGAGATTCAAGTTGAAAATCATGATGAGTTTCTGGCGATGGGCGGCGAACTGTTCGATGTTGTTCAACCATTTAATGATAGTTTGGCTTTTACTGATTTATTAGTAACTTTGGCCAGGGATACTTTGAATTAAAACCAACGGCCTGTAAGATGCAACATATTGTTAATGTGAGTGATTAATCACTTAGTAATGTAACAATTGCATGCAGGCTTTTTTGGATATTAATTTAAATTGTTTGAAATAGACGAGTTAGGGCGTTGTGATAAAATTATTTCCATGGAAAGCTTACGTAAATATGGAATAGTGGTGTATGCCGAAAGTCTGAGCATCAAAATTTGAAGGGAACCATGCTATACTCTACTCATGGAAAGGAGGTAAATAATTATGGCAGAAGGGAATTTAAATGCAATTCGCACGTATATTGAAGAAATTAACGATTTGAGTTTGTTGGATCAACTAGATGCGCTAATTATCGAGCGTCGCAAAGTATTGGTGGATGGTCAGAAGAATACAGATTAAATCTTTCGGTCAATTGAGAGCAGATGATAATTACTAGTGGTTGACAAATGCATACAAAATTTCTAAAATTATATCTTGTGGTAGATAAACTACCAAAGTGATTCCGAATTAGCTCAGTTGGTAGAGCACACGACTGTTAATCGTGCTGTCGTCGGTTCGAGCCCGACATTCGGAGTGAATTAGAATTAAACTCACAGAAATGTGAGTTTTTTTGTATATGAAAAAACATTTAAACTGTTTAAGGATGTCAACATGTGACCCAGAATGATTTTTTAAAATGGTATCTCGGAGATTAGGTGAACAAACAAGCACGTATGTCGTTGAATGTCTTTTAAATAAGGTATAATAACAGTATATTTTTAGCATGGCATGACTGGTCAAAAAGGTGGTGGCGAGATGCGGACAATAACATTGAATAACGGCGTTGAAATGCCGATGATTGGATTTGGTACTGACATTAGTGGTGATTTGACAGCACTTGAACCGACGTTAACGTTAACTATTCAGGCAGGGTATCGATTATTTGACACTGCAGCAAGTTACGGGAATCAAAGACAATTAGGACAATTTTTTTCAACCGCTGGGATTCCACGTGACGAGTTGTTTATCACATCGAAGGTGGCACAAACGGAGCAGGGCTATCAACAGACGTTGGCTGCATTTGAGGCAACGACGCAGGCTTTGCAGACCGATTATTTAGATTTATATCTCGTGCATTGGCCAAAATATGGCCCATTTTTTGAGACCTGGCGCGCACTAGAAACGTTATACCGAGCAGGTAAAGTACAGGCAATTGGTGTTTCAAACTTTGAAAGTCATCATCTGGATCGGTTGTTAACGCAGGCGACGATTATGCCGGCTATCGATCAAGTTGAAACGCATCCATATTTTAATCAACACGTTTTACATGAATATTTAACAACCTTGGGGATTTATCATCAAGCATGGTCACCTTTAGGTCGTGGTCAAGTACTGCATGATCCAGTTATTGCAAAAATCGCGGAACGTTATCAGGTATCAGTGGCACAAATTATTTTGGCATGGCATTTACAAAAAAATGTGGCGATTATTCCAAGCACAACGCATGCAGAGCGCATACAAGAGAATTTAAACCTTGACTTTCAATTGACAGTCAAAGATATGGCAAAGATTGATGCTTTGCAGCGTGGCGAACGAATTATGGGTGCCCCAGACGAAAATTATATGGAAGATAAGTGGTAACATCATGGTCAAACAAGGCAGTTTTGCACAATCATCAAGCATTAAACAGCAGAAAAACTTCAGACGCCGACAGCCAGCAAAACAAATGAATCAAATTGATGACCAACAATTACATGATTTTTTACTCGTCCGTTATCATTTAACACAAAAGCATCAGCAAGCACCAATTGTACAAGAAACCATGAGCCGTTTTTTAGAAATGCTAATTAATGAAGGTGATAATGAGAATCATTGGCAATTGCAATCGTTAGTGACGTCATTGTTACAACGGATTGGCAACCAAGTGCCATGGCAATTCTATTATATTTTAGCGAGTGAATGGACAAAGTTTACCCACTTCTTAGTCAAAGAATTGCCAAGTGTGCCACTTGCACGGCGGAAAACCATTGATACACTGTCCACAGATCAGTTTCAAATGATATTGAAGCAACATTTAGCTATTAATTGGTTTATGGGTCAATATGCACAACAACCAGAACGGCTAGGTCAAGTGACAAGGGCTCAGATTGATGCGTTAGAACAAGGCATGAGTACGCCGGTTAATCAAATTGATTGGCAACGGGTGCAGAGTTTGTATAGCACTGTGCCATTGATAGAACCACAAAACGGAGAAGATGTGGCAGGATTGAAATGGTGGCAAACCTTACGGCAAATTAAAGTGTGAGTTTGATTGAGATGTCCGTTGATTTTTAATTGAGAGGATTAAAAACATTTTGTTTATCAGGCGGTCAGTGACCTTGATAGCGAGTTAATAATTTGTGATTTCAATAAAAATCAAAAAAATTAAATAGCTAAAAACGCTAATTAAAAGGGCTAAAATAGGTGGTTAATGAATTGTTCAAAAATTTAATTAGTAAAATAGATTGACATTTATTGTGGTACTTGGTAAGATATAAAAGTTGTTTAAGCCAAACGGGCGAAACATCTATGCGGATGTGGCGGAACTGGCAGACGCGCAGGATTTAGGTTCCTGTGTCCTTGTGACGTGCAGGTTCGATTCCTGTCATCCGCATTTATATCTATCAAGCCGACTTAGCTCAGTTGGCAGAGCACTTCACTAGTAATGAAGGGGTCGCTGGTTCGAATCCAGTAGTCGGCATTGGCTTGATAAATATGAACAGCCATATCAATATATTATGCACCTGTAGCGCAACTGGATAGAGTGTCTGACTACGAATCAGAAGGTTGCAGGTTCGAGTCCTGCCAGGTGCATCAATTAAACAAGAAAAAAGAGATCGGCATAGCTGGTCTCTTTTCTTATCGTAAAAATGATTAAATCATTAGGTATTCTGTTGGTTTTCAATTATAATTAAGTCAAGATTGGTCAAAGGTTGACCAGAAAGGTGACGAGGTGGGGTAAATGGCGGATAAAAACATGTCAGATATCATCGAAGCTTATCTTTTGCAATTGATGGCTGAGGAAAAGTATGCTGAAATTCAACGTTCTGAACTTGCCCGCCGCTTTGCTGTTGTACCGTCGCAAATTAATTATGTTATTAATAGTCGTTTTTCGACGAAACGCGGATACATTGTTCAATCGAAACGTGGCGGTGGTGGTTACATTCGGATTGAGAAAGTTGCGATTCGACAAGAGCACGGGTGGTTAGATCAATTAATTGCTGAGGTAGGTCAACGGATTACACCGAGTGGCGCAAATGAAGTTGTTCATCTTTTATGTGCCGAACATCTCGTGACAGCGCATGAAGTCGAGTTAATTATGGCGATGCTCAATCGGGAAGCGCTAGATGTTGGAAATGTCGAGACTTCAGATGTGTTACGAGCACAGTTGCTCAAAAATTTATTGAATCGGTTGCGTTTTGATATTGCAAAGGAGTTTTAATTATGGCAAATGAATATACGGAGAGTGCCCAAAATGTCCTCGTTTTAGCTCAAGAACAGGCACGGTATTTTAAACACCAAGCGGTTGGAACGGAACATCTGTTATTAGCATTATTGATTGAACAAGATGGGATTGCAGGTAAGGTGCTTGGACAGTTTGGCGTTGAAACCGATGCTGTCCGTGAAGAGATTGAAGGATTTATCGGCTATGGCACTGTTTCAAGAGCTGAACATGGTTATCGGCCATATTCGCCCAAAGCAGCTGAAATCTTGGCCTTAGCAACAGCTGAAGCGAAACGTTTAAATGCAGGAAAAATTGGGACGGAGCATCTATTGCTAGCGTTAGTTTCTGACGAAGCGATTCTATCGTCTCGCATTTTAATGACATTGAATGTGAGTCCTTCAGAAGTACGACGGGCCATTTTGAAAAAGTTAGGGGTAGAGGAGCGTTCGCAATCGAAAGGACGTGGGCGTCAAAGAACGACACAAAAAGAAGTTGAAGGGACACCGACGTTAGATTCACTTGCACGCGACCTAACCGAACAAGCACGTGAAAATAAAATGGATCCGGTGATTGGTCGTTCCGCTGAAGTGAAACGCGTCATTCAAATCTTGTCACGTCGAACGAAAAATAATCCAGTTTTAATTGGTGAACCTGGTGTTGGGAAGACGGCGATTGCTGAAGGCTTGGCACAAAAAATCATTGCGGGGGATGTGCCAAATGATTTGGCTAATAAACGTTTGATGATGTTAGACATGGGTGCATTGGTTGCTGGTACGAAATATCGTGGTGAATTTGAAGATCGATTAAAAAAGATTATCGAAGAAATATACGTTGACGGGCAAGTCGTTCTATTCATTGATGAATTACACACGTTAATCGGAGCTGGTGGCGCTGAAGGTGCGATTGATGCATCAAACATTTTGAAACCGGCATTAGCACGAGGTGAATTGCAAACAATTGGTGCAACCACGTTAGATGAGTATCAAAAATATATTGAAACTGATTCAGCGCTCGAACGCCGGTTTGCACAAGTTCAGGTGAACGAGCCAAATGAAGCCGACGCGATTGAAATCCTAAAAGGATTGAAACCACGATATGAGCAACATCATCAGGTATCTATTTCAGATGATGCAATTATCGAGGCAGTTAAGTTATCGGTACGTTATATCTCTGACCGATTCTTACCTGATAAAGCAATTGATATTATGGATGAGACGGCGGCTAAGGTTCGAATTGATCGGACTGGTCATCAGACACCAATTGCCAAAATTGAACAAAAGCTCAATGCCTTGCGGGATGAAAAAGACCAGGCAATCGAAAAACTGGATTTTGAATTAGCTGCACAGCTAAGAAAAAAGGAAATGGCACAAAAGAAACGCTTGGATAAGTTTCAAACGCAACAA from Weissella diestrammenae includes:
- a CDS encoding dihydrolipoyl dehydrogenase family protein, with translation MMMTYQFDVLYLGSGHGTFDGAIPLAAKGLRVGVIEANKIGGTCPNYGCNAKILLDAPVQLQREFERLNGHGISGQVQIDWAADVKHKDMVIQDLPAMIAGGLREQGVEIIHGHGRFVDAHTVTVDGKEYTAEKIVIATGLRPKPLTIEGQAYVHDSTDFMALDHMPDKLVIIGSGYIALEFATIANAAGAQVTVLFNHEAGLKQFHQPYVELVLSDLIQRGVTIVRDVKTQAIQSQADHLIVVTNQSTYAADWILNATGRIPNTDELGLAAIGVQTTEQGIVVNDHLQTTVANIYASGDVLDKKQPKLTPTAIFESLYLMRQFAGMTDQAIDYPVIPTVVFTSPRIAQAGISVSEAQAMPTKYEIKRNKISDSWYRQVTQETVGESTLIFDRESGHLVGAIEVSAQADDVINTLLPAIEFDYTAEQLNRLVPLFPSITSDALGML
- a CDS encoding dihydrolipoyl dehydrogenase family protein; its protein translation is MEKYDVLFIGAGQAAWNGAIPMAQKGLRVLVIEKDKFGGVCSNRGCNAKILLDRPFLLKHITDQMQGRVFENQLTVNWADLMAVKQQVIGAQDANNRNKLIRNGVTVIRGEAKFIDNQTVQVHDTDYTADKIVIAAGTRPHQLTIVGNEYLHFSDDFLDLPEMPTRLTLIGGGLVATELASISAEAGAKVTMIVRDAQLLKGFYEKYVTTVTAALQALGVEILYQTTPSKIDQTDDGLVITTNNQQLSPVDYIVDATGRTSNADQLGLENTDVICDENGWVKVNAYLQTNVPQIYATGDVTNHQQPDITPVAAFESKYLGHVFTHEIDTPIVYPIVPRVVFTIPRLAQFGVMPVGTISDGVDENGHTIKQLPSQNDWFKLIQNETASEITLVYDQAGYLIGAAAVGYAAEDEINGLLPYAQLKMDRQAMDQFVWLFPTLQYMTSRNV
- a CDS encoding aldo/keto reductase, whose translation is MTGQKGGGEMRTITLNNGVEMPMIGFGTDISGDLTALEPTLTLTIQAGYRLFDTAASYGNQRQLGQFFSTAGIPRDELFITSKVAQTEQGYQQTLAAFEATTQALQTDYLDLYLVHWPKYGPFFETWRALETLYRAGKVQAIGVSNFESHHLDRLLTQATIMPAIDQVETHPYFNQHVLHEYLTTLGIYHQAWSPLGRGQVLHDPVIAKIAERYQVSVAQIILAWHLQKNVAIIPSTTHAERIQENLNLDFQLTVKDMAKIDALQRGERIMGAPDENYMEDKW
- a CDS encoding CtsR family transcriptional regulator; amino-acid sequence: MADKNMSDIIEAYLLQLMAEEKYAEIQRSELARRFAVVPSQINYVINSRFSTKRGYIVQSKRGGGGYIRIEKVAIRQEHGWLDQLIAEVGQRITPSGANEVVHLLCAEHLVTAHEVELIMAMLNREALDVGNVETSDVLRAQLLKNLLNRLRFDIAKEF
- a CDS encoding MarR family winged helix-turn-helix transcriptional regulator, encoding MQFDLENLSLDSHLCFNLYVTSRAVQRLYNPQLKALGLTYPQYLVLVSLSEQPVMTVNEIGHLLDLESGTLTPLLKRMESIGFISRSRRHDDERVVQIELLPAGRAKRQEALMLPKMLVEKSGLNEEEWHDLFNLTAKLFHNLSQE
- the hemH gene encoding ferrochelatase, with product MVKGLLLVNLGTPDTFATSDVRAYLNEFLSDPNVIKMPKWLWQPILHRFILPTRSWHSAALYERIWDRGESPLRKYTRLQAEQVQAQLPDWIVKYAMTYRMPRVIDELHALKAAGADKIVVLPLFPQYSATTTKTIEEQVAASGVEAQVIKNFYAHPKYLDLLAKNIAARWQTKQYDKLLLSYHGLPTSYIRQGDPYLEQVNATTTGIMSRMPDLNADNTMQVFQSKFGPMPWLKPYLKATLAQLPMHNERRVLVALPAFVADCIETLEEIQVENHDEFLAMGGELFDVVQPFNDSLAFTDLLVTLARDTLN
- a CDS encoding prealbumin-like fold domain-containing protein, which codes for MKNLKNLAMIVTLVIPFLVATVQPIFATTKTDRPTQTEVVVHSIADFSEREKLNKAMYWGNGTEQGFTDAVKEYEKNTGLKTDWRPQTNNFFRALRLPDNAVVTKTDKDDKDLKPKISDAYIGWLEVNESESGEREHVKWSDVLKPVKVERNYGGTPTVGSNFDDKSNKINQWTIGYVHDNGDTELKLLIGLNRIIREATVDYWENKGLTQAEVIKISDPTDAEGNTKFKLANGQWIIEQALTENMDKSLISTFSVPMFISLPMMNPTAKNNADSNYWYDATGNNSLHLYAKQYDPTTIKVAKTNAEDGKPIKDVRFLMMRKDLFVNYFKGDVNAALEALDSAIKKIIADLKDHPDQTDQILDRYLKQYVGAAGNPLYAARKTDKNGIATFSSSGDEAIYNLDTCSNYYIAEIYAPEPYLIDSAATGDSVANYPNIHEIEIEKYYESDGNTILVGEGTTDFGDYDRPTVDKAVKVNGKTFGLNEKNTGDQSEGVARGQIFQWIINASINQNIGSYTKYELLDTIPYNSNWTDATLSLTYTDKNGKQQSISLFEMMQNLYPRNAEGVAAIEHASGEGIAYTNNQAGSTVNNLQIGYNQQTAPTVKAVNAELSGAEGIELAGRTSIYTFDSNNRTVDKKQPVEDGYAQLTLNAELRTWLSNKMTALLEEGAKNGSWHLNWTLDAFANTAAQSSDLVNTIDLSYQTTFDSGSDRDKTHTFTAGWEIVKTDGNPVLKQDVITNGLAGAGFNLGYQVTKDNLSTIVKALYSAAAYPTYSHTASDNDIAQLKVDVQAGKVRWVYFMHLDVETQMPMNMMHSGSHSVMGDVIWTLDEKNATTHTSGTDGYLQYCGLASGEYQLKEVITPEGYQTLKAPYNFTLTRQEKGIINGQAGDGDIFVANYKEGAQALLPKTAGVWMLGIILVAIVAFLLANAAKLKEKMQ